From Candidatus Aegiribacteria sp., one genomic window encodes:
- a CDS encoding N-acetyltransferase: protein MVGCFTEIQSGVVIGDRTRFQSHSFVCEMVEIGSDCFIAHGVMFINDIYPPQPDPADWKGTVIENGVSIGSNATILPVRIGEGAIVGAGAVVTKDVPPGAVVAGNPARILRYKE from the coding sequence ATGGTGGGCTGCTTCACTGAAATACAGAGTGGCGTAGTGATAGGGGACAGAACCAGGTTTCAGAGTCACAGCTTCGTCTGCGAAATGGTTGAAATCGGCAGTGACTGCTTCATAGCCCATGGTGTGATGTTCATTAACGACATCTACCCTCCACAACCGGATCCCGCTGACTGGAAGGGCACGGTAATAGAGAATGGAGTAAGCATCGGATCAAACGCGACGATACTTCCTGTAAGAATAGGTGAGGGAGCCATAGTCGGAGCGGGCGCAGTTGTTACAAAGGATGTTCCCCCGGGAGCGGTTGTAGCAGGCAATCCAGCGAGAATACTGAGATACAAGGAATAA